A region from the bacterium genome encodes:
- a CDS encoding AbrB/MazE/SpoVT family DNA-binding domain-containing protein, producing METRIQKWGNSFAIRIPKTIAKEIGIENNSPVEILLKNGKVVISPKVKPKMNLQQLLSKVNKKNLHNEVDTGSAMGGEVW from the coding sequence ATGGAAACTCGTATTCAAAAATGGGGCAATAGTTTCGCTATCCGTATTCCCAAGACAATTGCCAAAGAAATTGGAATAGAGAATAATTCACCTGTTGAGATACTACTAAAAAATGGAAAAGTTGTTATATCTCCAAAAGTTAAACCCAAAATGAATTTGCAACAACTTCTATCAAAAGTAAATAAAAAAAATCTCCATAATGAAGTGGATACTGGTTCTGCAATGGGTGGTGAAGTGTGGTAA
- the mazF gene encoding endoribonuclease MazF, with the protein MVKKKKYIPQRGDVIYISLNPQAGHEQAGRRPAVVISPLAYNNKVGLVILCPITNQIKGYPFEVIIPDGLIITGAILSDQIKSLDWQARKAKFICTLPVETIHEVLEKLSVLLLE; encoded by the coding sequence GTGGTAAAAAAGAAAAAGTATATCCCACAGCGTGGCGATGTTATTTATATTTCCTTAAATCCTCAGGCAGGACATGAACAAGCAGGACGCAGACCTGCTGTAGTGATTTCACCATTAGCATATAATAACAAAGTTGGGCTGGTTATTCTCTGTCCTATTACAAATCAAATTAAGGGTTATCCATTTGAAGTAATTATTCCTGATGGACTAATAATAACAGGTGCAATACTTTCTGACCAGATAAAAAGTTTAGATTGGCAGGCAAGAAAAGCAAAATTTATATGCACTTTACCAGTAGAGACAATTCATGAAGTATTAGAAAAATTATCTGTTTTATTGTTAGAGTGA
- a CDS encoding transposase family protein, with protein MDLNTLTKILNIEGCKVVEILSLTEEEIHLKIEPYKRKPAICSGCGEEHIQGYHSEKEVIVEDLPISERRVFLHVKKRLYRCSRDNKIYTEKIEWLNKRSRFTYRFAKQVNRLTAITTNQEAGWYLGLGDEVVYRIYKEMLEKQAKEKLIPIPSAIHISVDEVIYKNTGI; from the coding sequence ATGGATTTAAACACACTAACAAAAATACTAAATATTGAAGGATGTAAAGTAGTAGAAATTTTATCTTTAACAGAGGAAGAAATACATCTAAAAATAGAGCCATATAAGAGGAAACCAGCAATATGTTCAGGATGTGGAGAGGAACATATACAAGGATATCATAGTGAAAAAGAAGTAATAGTAGAAGATTTACCTATAAGTGAAAGGAGAGTATTTCTTCATGTAAAGAAGCGGTTATATCGTTGTTCAAGGGATAACAAAATATATACAGAGAAAATAGAATGGTTAAATAAGAGGTCAAGATTTACATATAGATTTGCCAAGCAAGTAAACAGATTAACGGCTATAACGACAAATCAAGAGGCGGGGTGGTATTTAGGATTAGGCGATGAAGTAGTTTATAGGATATACAAAGAGATGTTGGAAAAACAGGCAAAAGAGAAATTAATACCAATACCGAGTGCAATTCATATCAGCGTAGATGAAGTAATTTATAAGAACACAGGTATTTAA
- a CDS encoding transposase: MLLKESFLEVYTHERVEEAKECLENWIKQALSSGLDVFIQLGYKCQEKMKYILNWFYKSTGSFGKVSFAISEGFNNKIKRLKSPQDPSGVVLRGSVAKSEDPTGEPVEMAYGYKDINYFRLKIHQSCPRQIRFWRTLRFIKP; encoded by the coding sequence ATGTTATTAAAAGAGAGTTTTTTAGAAGTTTATACACATGAAAGAGTTGAAGAAGCAAAAGAATGCTTAGAGAATTGGATTAAGCAGGCATTATCAAGTGGTTTAGATGTATTTATTCAATTAGGATATAAATGTCAAGAGAAAATGAAATATATTCTAAACTGGTTTTATAAGTCCACAGGATCCTTTGGAAAAGTAAGTTTCGCTATTTCAGAAGGGTTTAATAATAAAATTAAAAGATTAAAAAGTCCGCAGGATCCCTCGGGCGTAGTCCTGAGGGGATCCGTAGCCAAAAGCGAGGACCCTACGGGCGAGCCTGTGGAAATGGCATATGGATATAAAGATATAAATTATTTCAGGTTAAAAATTCATCAATCATGCCCGAGGCAGATCCGCTTCTGGCGGACATTGCGGTTTATTAAACCCTAG
- the lpxK gene encoding tetraacyldisaccharide 4'-kinase: MTVNSEKLKYHVNLVQLKTSRPFFNFFYRKFLFRKRSVFFKLVSLFFLPISFLYLFVITLKRCFSKKRKYKFFIISVGNIITGGTGKTLLVSEIIKKVISLNYKIAVVSSIFKKEKGESIPYDEVIMIKNNFPSIIISGDKTPSGLEKLEEMGIEIVVIDDGFHCQWVEKDVDILMFDSSNPFDNKLLIPSGLLREPVSSIKRADVFIISYPHLVGEKEKYTLLTFLQKQEKPIFFLKIKPVYLSNGKEKVLLEEVKGKKILCFAGIGNPFNFFLTISQLKPEKQYSVVFPDHFNYKEKDINEIMEFFKKENIDFIVTTEKDYVKVQKFIKGNIPFYFLKIEGEIEDKNNFDKLLCNKINIKI; encoded by the coding sequence ATGACGGTGAATTCGGAAAAGTTGAAATACCATGTGAATCTTGTTCAATTGAAGACCAGCCGACCCTTTTTTAACTTTTTTTATAGGAAATTTTTATTTAGAAAAAGGTCTGTTTTTTTTAAATTGGTCTCTTTGTTTTTTTTGCCTATATCATTTTTATATTTATTTGTAATAACATTAAAAAGGTGTTTCTCAAAGAAAAGAAAGTATAAATTTTTTATTATAAGTGTTGGGAATATTATAACAGGGGGAACAGGGAAAACATTATTGGTAAGTGAAATTATTAAAAAAGTCATTTCCTTGAATTATAAAATTGCAGTTGTCAGTTCTATTTTTAAAAAAGAAAAAGGAGAGAGTATTCCATATGATGAAGTGATAATGATTAAAAATAATTTCCCTTCAATAATTATTTCAGGAGATAAAACACCATCTGGTTTGGAAAAACTTGAAGAAATGGGAATTGAAATAGTTGTAATTGATGATGGTTTTCATTGTCAGTGGGTTGAAAAAGATGTTGATATACTTATGTTTGATTCTTCAAACCCTTTTGATAACAAATTGTTAATTCCATCAGGACTTTTAAGAGAGCCAGTTTCTTCTATAAAAAGAGCAGATGTTTTTATAATAAGTTATCCTCATTTAGTTGGAGAGAAGGAAAAATATACTCTTCTTACTTTTTTACAAAAACAGGAAAAACCAATATTTTTTTTAAAAATAAAACCAGTTTATCTTTCAAATGGTAAAGAAAAAGTTCTTTTAGAAGAAGTAAAAGGTAAAAAAATTCTTTGTTTTGCTGGAATTGGAAACCCTTTTAATTTTTTTCTGACAATTTCCCAATTAAAACCTGAAAAACAATATTCTGTTGTTTTTCCTGACCATTTTAATTACAAAGAAAAAGATATAAATGAAATAATGGAATTTTTTAAAAAAGAAAATATTGACTTTATTGTAACTACTGAAAAGGACTATGTGAAAGTTCAAAAATTTATAAAAGGTAATATCCCTTTTTATTTTTTGAAAATTGAAGGGGAGATAGAGGATAAAAATAATTTTGACAAACTTTTATGTAATAAGATAAATATAAAAATCTAA